One window of the Sphaerochaeta associata genome contains the following:
- a CDS encoding type II toxin-antitoxin system HipA family toxin — protein MRTQTTLDVWMNGTFVGRWSRDKGVHTFEYDVSYVQNPNACPLSLSLPLYQTSVGTFVESFFDNLLPDSFEIRRRLARRFGCASDSAFDILAETGRDCVGALQILKKDSPIPSVRTVEKQALTEHEIELLLLDAVSNNPISVNNDDFFRISLAGAQEKTALLFHDGSWCMSLGATPSTHIIKLPIRAMNSLSLDLHNSVENEWLCLQILQAFGLPVAQADMHDFGNQRVLVVKRFDRKLSGDGSWYVRIPQEDFCQAHGLPSSRKYEVDKGVGIQACMDLLQASSQAYGDRKTFLSAHFLYWLMAAPDAHAKNFSLYLEQQGRFRMTPLYDVLSLHPVIEQGKGQIFDRKVTLAMGLERRAHRYGWSTMQRQHWLDTAKLCGAEHIMQTIMDETLHDLPQVLERLESQLPQDFPQDVAQPIFNGMRKAALRLQS, from the coding sequence ATGAGAACACAGACGACACTTGATGTATGGATGAATGGAACATTTGTGGGCCGTTGGTCGAGAGACAAGGGTGTCCATACGTTTGAGTATGATGTTTCCTATGTACAAAACCCAAACGCCTGCCCGCTTTCTCTCTCTTTACCCTTGTACCAAACTTCTGTTGGTACGTTTGTTGAATCATTTTTTGATAATCTCCTTCCCGATAGCTTTGAGATCAGGCGAAGACTTGCTCGACGGTTTGGATGTGCATCGGATTCTGCCTTCGATATTCTCGCTGAGACCGGGCGTGATTGTGTCGGAGCTCTACAGATACTGAAAAAGGATAGTCCGATACCTTCAGTACGCACTGTTGAGAAGCAAGCTCTTACTGAACATGAGATTGAACTGCTTCTTCTGGATGCTGTCTCCAATAATCCAATATCGGTGAACAATGACGATTTCTTTCGTATTTCCCTTGCTGGAGCACAGGAAAAAACAGCATTGCTGTTTCATGATGGTTCGTGGTGCATGAGCCTTGGTGCAACTCCCAGCACCCATATTATTAAATTACCAATACGTGCAATGAATTCACTTAGCCTCGATTTGCATAACTCAGTCGAGAATGAGTGGCTTTGCCTGCAGATTCTTCAAGCTTTCGGTCTGCCTGTTGCTCAAGCGGATATGCATGATTTCGGCAACCAGCGTGTGCTGGTGGTAAAGCGTTTTGATAGAAAGCTTTCCGGTGATGGCTCTTGGTATGTTCGAATCCCTCAGGAGGATTTTTGCCAAGCTCATGGACTTCCTTCAAGCCGGAAGTATGAAGTTGATAAGGGAGTGGGAATACAAGCGTGTATGGATTTGCTCCAAGCTTCCAGCCAGGCGTATGGAGACAGGAAGACCTTTCTTAGTGCACATTTCCTCTATTGGCTCATGGCCGCACCTGATGCTCATGCCAAGAATTTCAGCCTGTATCTTGAACAACAGGGACGCTTTCGGATGACACCGCTCTATGACGTGCTTTCTTTGCATCCGGTGATTGAACAGGGCAAAGGACAGATATTTGATCGGAAAGTAACGCTGGCAATGGGGTTGGAGCGCAGAGCTCATCGATATGGTTGGTCGACTATGCAAAGGCAGCATTGGTTGGATACTGCAAAACTTTGCGGTGCCGAACACATAATGCAGACTATCATGGATGAAACGTTGCATGACCTGCCACAAGTCCTTGAGCGCTTGGAGAGTCAATTGCCGCAGGATTTTCCACAAGACGTAGCACAGCCGATATTCAATGGAATGCGAAAGGCCGCTTTACGATTGCAATCCTAG
- a CDS encoding DEAD/DEAH box helicase, with the protein MSFSLYAWQSACIESWLQNKGRGIVQVVTGAGKTILALYAARQLQLHLAKRLHIVIVVPKTFLVGQWKASILSHQHDLGLRRDDIGWVHGNHHQAHDKPVMIYVVNSARYTLANILLQKIKNKEPVLLIADECHHYASAENRKIFSFLDGLSEEENKCYHALGLSATPQTNGFAAHLVPALGPLFYTYGFNEAMQQGVINQAVIHNIEITMTEMQKLTYSELSGRISNTSKRLKKLAPYLDKLKGLAFFYALEDLCSSKDETIAELARLLLGLYQQRRALINLAPQRLDCTFDLIALLDHTSKIIIFGERITQSEELYERLKRRYPKEVVHYHSEMGDVERTIALENYRSGEARILVSCKALDEGLDIPSADVGIILSSTSEQRQRVQRMGRVLRRQEGKHKASLFYLSLADTVEDANLLEEGIEMVQEGYLSYTDRFIHPSYDELADALTEAVLKSKKPIPGLQTLLDQGRVRNDWYEEPEVLQTWHRQATSPVKKRYYSCMRTLALLREKSNC; encoded by the coding sequence ATGAGCTTCTCACTATATGCATGGCAGAGCGCATGCATTGAATCCTGGCTGCAAAACAAAGGCCGTGGTATTGTGCAAGTGGTCACCGGAGCCGGGAAAACCATCCTGGCACTCTACGCCGCCAGACAGCTGCAACTGCACCTTGCAAAGAGACTTCATATCGTCATCGTCGTCCCAAAGACTTTCCTCGTCGGTCAGTGGAAGGCGAGCATCCTCTCGCACCAGCACGATCTGGGCCTTAGACGTGATGATATCGGCTGGGTCCATGGAAATCACCACCAGGCGCATGACAAGCCGGTGATGATCTATGTAGTCAACTCAGCGCGGTACACACTAGCAAACATCCTGCTGCAGAAGATCAAGAACAAGGAACCGGTGCTGCTCATCGCCGATGAGTGCCATCACTATGCCAGTGCGGAGAACCGAAAGATATTCTCCTTCCTCGATGGGTTGTCTGAAGAAGAGAACAAGTGCTATCACGCCCTTGGGTTGTCGGCCACACCCCAGACCAATGGATTCGCCGCCCATCTGGTACCAGCCCTTGGCCCGCTCTTTTATACCTACGGGTTCAATGAAGCGATGCAGCAAGGGGTGATCAACCAAGCGGTGATCCACAACATCGAAATTACCATGACGGAGATGCAGAAACTTACCTATTCTGAGCTCTCAGGAAGAATCAGCAACACGTCAAAACGATTGAAAAAACTTGCTCCCTACCTGGACAAACTCAAAGGGCTTGCATTCTTCTACGCCCTTGAGGATCTTTGCTCCAGCAAGGATGAAACCATCGCTGAACTTGCCAGACTGCTCCTAGGTCTCTATCAGCAACGCAGGGCCCTCATCAACCTGGCACCCCAGCGCCTCGATTGTACCTTCGACCTCATCGCTCTTCTTGACCATACAAGCAAGATCATCATCTTCGGCGAGCGGATAACCCAAAGCGAGGAGTTGTATGAGAGACTCAAACGTCGCTACCCCAAGGAAGTGGTGCACTACCATAGTGAGATGGGCGATGTCGAGCGGACCATTGCACTGGAGAACTATCGAAGCGGGGAGGCCCGAATCCTTGTCTCCTGCAAGGCTCTCGACGAAGGGTTGGACATACCGTCTGCCGATGTGGGGATCATCCTCTCCTCCACCAGTGAACAACGCCAGCGTGTGCAGCGCATGGGAAGGGTGCTCAGACGCCAGGAGGGCAAGCACAAGGCAAGTCTCTTCTACCTTTCCCTGGCAGACACGGTAGAAGATGCCAATCTACTGGAGGAGGGCATTGAGATGGTGCAGGAGGGGTATCTTTCCTACACCGATCGATTCATCCATCCTTCCTATGACGAGCTTGCCGATGCATTGACTGAAGCAGTCCTAAAGAGCAAGAAACCCATCCCGGGCCTACAGACACTGCTTGACCAAGGGAGGGTGCGAAACGACTGGTACGAGGAGCCTGAGGTGCTTCAGACATGGCATAGGCAAGCGACGAGCCCTGTGAAGAAGCGTTATTACAGCTGCATGCGGACCCTCGCCCTCTTGAGGGAGAAATCCAATTGCTAG
- a CDS encoding ATP-binding protein, whose translation MERNAMQDLVAWKESPYRKPLLLQGIRQVGKTWLLKEFGRRYYERVALFNFDEHPEYRQFFSSTKDITRILSNLQFAIGFPITEGSTLIVFDEIQDAPEVLNSLKYFHENGKGYHVACAGSLLGVALAKPSSFPVGQVDFLRILPLTFREMLVAEDEKNLIAYLDAKVDLDPIPDAFFNPLVENLKKYFLIGGMPEAMARWVNEKHSGQIDGILWSIIQAYERDFAKHPEPREYPKLMHIWHSLPSQLARENKKFLYQLVKQGARAREYEDALHWLVSAEVVTKVPRCTKPALPLSAYEDLSAFKVYAADVALLRRLAQLDISSFLHPTQLFTEFKGAFVENYILQALTAAFPVPLRYWTSSDNRYEVDFLLQHKNHIIPIEVKADTNISSSSLKAIKRLHDNDFGLRIRYSLQNLKLDGDVLNIPFFMADWTEKLITLALQRSV comes from the coding sequence ATGGAAAGAAATGCAATGCAGGATTTGGTTGCTTGGAAAGAGTCACCGTACCGAAAACCACTACTTCTCCAAGGCATTCGCCAAGTAGGAAAAACTTGGCTGCTCAAGGAATTTGGTAGGAGATACTATGAGCGGGTGGCCCTTTTCAACTTTGATGAACATCCAGAATATCGACAATTCTTTTCATCGACCAAGGATATAACGAGGATTTTAAGCAATCTCCAGTTTGCCATCGGCTTTCCAATTACAGAAGGCTCGACGCTCATAGTGTTTGACGAAATCCAGGATGCTCCTGAAGTATTGAACTCGTTGAAATACTTTCATGAAAATGGAAAGGGATATCATGTTGCCTGTGCTGGGTCGTTGCTGGGAGTGGCTTTGGCAAAACCCTCTTCCTTCCCCGTCGGCCAGGTTGATTTTTTACGAATCCTGCCTCTTACGTTTAGGGAAATGCTGGTTGCAGAGGATGAGAAGAATTTGATTGCATATCTGGATGCGAAAGTTGATTTGGATCCAATTCCCGATGCTTTCTTCAATCCTTTGGTTGAGAACTTAAAGAAATATTTTCTGATTGGTGGGATGCCTGAAGCCATGGCTCGATGGGTGAACGAGAAACATAGTGGACAGATAGACGGTATCTTATGGTCGATCATCCAAGCCTACGAACGGGATTTTGCAAAACACCCCGAGCCGAGGGAGTATCCGAAACTGATGCATATCTGGCATTCGCTTCCTTCCCAACTAGCAAGAGAAAACAAGAAATTCTTGTACCAACTCGTGAAACAAGGAGCGAGAGCAAGAGAGTATGAGGATGCACTTCACTGGTTGGTTTCTGCTGAAGTTGTTACAAAGGTGCCTCGCTGTACCAAACCTGCTTTACCCTTGTCGGCATATGAGGATCTGTCTGCTTTTAAAGTCTATGCAGCCGATGTTGCTTTACTGAGGAGACTGGCTCAACTGGATATCTCATCATTCCTCCATCCTACACAATTGTTTACCGAGTTCAAGGGAGCATTTGTAGAGAATTATATTCTGCAAGCATTGACTGCAGCGTTTCCTGTCCCTTTACGGTACTGGACCAGTAGTGATAACCGATATGAGGTTGACTTCCTTCTCCAACATAAGAATCATATCATCCCTATCGAGGTAAAGGCAGACACCAATATCTCCAGCTCTTCGTTGAAAGCCATCAAACGCCTGCATGACAATGATTTTGGTTTGAGAATTCGGTATTCCTTACAGAATCTCAAACTCGATGGTGATGTACTCAATATCCCTTTCTTTATGGCTGATTGGACTGAGAAACTCATAACCCTGGCATTGCAGCGTAGCGTTTGA
- a CDS encoding BREX system ATP-binding domain-containing protein, producing METETRISATIAQLSQGEVPESEELLDQLTVGLQFLTDFWREKYLQQFILQGGSKIKFLTGGKGSGKTHCLHLFQSVAKQEGYLTVSLSARSLWLHDFREFYLEVLKQADVMGLLGRCSERIVEAMGFSADDIEPGSTFLDRLAIEGLADGLTRREIRNQLKQMFLDNRRMDNNFSLACSLLCGSLLGHPALEQANKDLVLGWMHGDKKIRMTSLRPLGMAPSRITKYNARNLLRSLAELVHLAGYNGLVVTVDDLDVMVDNSGMNPFHYTKMKREDTYESIRQLIDDIDTFSHFLVVFGFGRELIDNENAGLKAYQALWMRIQNEVVSDRINTFTDIIDLDAVAMQVYTPEMLVQMSQKLAAIVQHINVETRPIDEQIAQHLIKQAKLGGVSIPRLVNQATLGLLKADTEEGQYELGV from the coding sequence ATGGAGACAGAGACACGGATCAGCGCAACCATCGCCCAGCTTTCCCAGGGCGAGGTTCCTGAAAGCGAGGAGTTGCTCGACCAGCTTACGGTTGGTTTGCAATTCCTTACCGACTTTTGGCGCGAGAAGTACCTGCAGCAGTTCATCCTGCAAGGCGGCAGCAAGATCAAATTCCTGACCGGCGGCAAGGGCAGTGGGAAGACGCACTGCCTGCACCTGTTCCAATCGGTTGCCAAACAGGAGGGATATTTGACGGTTTCCCTCTCTGCGCGGTCGCTCTGGCTCCACGATTTTCGTGAGTTCTATCTGGAGGTGCTCAAGCAAGCTGATGTGATGGGCTTGCTCGGGCGTTGCAGTGAACGAATCGTTGAGGCTATGGGATTCTCTGCCGATGATATCGAACCTGGTTCTACGTTCTTGGACCGCCTTGCCATCGAAGGCTTGGCCGACGGCCTTACCCGCCGCGAGATCCGCAACCAGCTGAAGCAGATGTTTCTGGACAACCGTCGGATGGACAACAACTTCAGCCTTGCCTGCAGTCTGCTCTGCGGCTCCTTGCTCGGCCATCCTGCTCTTGAGCAGGCAAACAAGGATCTTGTCCTTGGATGGATGCATGGTGATAAGAAGATCCGCATGACCAGCCTCAGGCCTTTGGGGATGGCTCCAAGCAGAATCACCAAGTACAATGCCCGCAACCTCTTGCGCTCGCTTGCAGAGCTGGTGCACCTTGCAGGCTACAACGGCCTGGTGGTCACCGTCGATGACCTGGATGTGATGGTGGACAATTCGGGCATGAATCCGTTCCACTACACGAAGATGAAGCGTGAGGATACCTATGAGAGCATCCGCCAGCTCATCGACGACATCGATACATTCAGCCACTTCCTTGTTGTGTTCGGTTTTGGCCGCGAGCTTATCGACAATGAGAATGCGGGTCTGAAGGCGTATCAGGCACTGTGGATGCGCATCCAGAACGAGGTGGTCTCCGATAGGATCAACACGTTCACCGACATCATCGATCTCGATGCCGTAGCCATGCAGGTGTATACACCAGAAATGCTGGTGCAGATGAGCCAGAAACTGGCCGCGATCGTACAGCATATCAATGTAGAGACACGGCCCATCGATGAGCAGATCGCCCAGCACTTGATCAAACAGGCAAAGTTGGGCGGGGTTTCGATCCCGCGTTTGGTGAATCAGGCGACATTGGGGT
- a CDS encoding helix-turn-helix domain-containing protein, which translates to MQYPIQTPVQLGSYLRTRRKALGLTQKEAALRIGLLPKTISALENDPLHCSIESLLRLLSALNLEFLLQGKEDAPQGNMWE; encoded by the coding sequence ATGCAATACCCTATCCAGACACCGGTCCAATTAGGTTCTTACCTCAGGACACGCAGGAAGGCTTTGGGCTTGACGCAGAAGGAAGCCGCTTTGAGAATCGGTCTGCTTCCTAAAACCATCTCTGCGTTGGAGAACGATCCTCTTCATTGCTCGATCGAGAGTCTGTTGCGGCTGCTTTCAGCTCTGAATTTGGAATTCCTCTTGCAAGGCAAGGAGGATGCTCCTCAAGGGAATATGTGGGAATGA
- a CDS encoding helix-turn-helix domain-containing protein, with protein sequence MPQSRDCEYTVVYTPSCLKTVSAFANYLDGRLIFGIKDDRTVLGVENVQQLMLQIEHAINDGISPRPSYKLSTCTREGRQLVVLSVCKGMNPPYYYQHRAYVRFDASTAPVDAAQLRQLVLQGSALAYEELPASKQDLSFKQLEAEFQKVLGIETLSNDLLKTLGLVDRQGYTYAGQLLSDSPGPFHASLDIARFGESSSIFLHRESLEECSVLYQYHRVLELLDAWYGQYEQVSGFYREKRIQIPREACREVCRQAFLLLNILAAEFQFREM encoded by the coding sequence GTGCCGCAAAGCAGAGATTGCGAGTATACGGTTGTATACACACCCTCTTGTTTGAAAACAGTATCGGCCTTTGCCAACTATCTTGATGGCCGACTTATCTTCGGCATCAAGGATGACCGTACCGTTCTTGGTGTTGAGAATGTCCAGCAGTTGATGCTGCAGATCGAGCATGCCATCAATGACGGAATTTCTCCACGCCCGTCGTATAAGCTTTCCACGTGTACACGAGAAGGCCGCCAATTAGTTGTCCTCTCAGTCTGCAAAGGAATGAATCCACCGTATTATTATCAGCATCGTGCCTATGTGCGTTTCGATGCCTCTACTGCACCTGTTGATGCCGCACAATTGAGACAGTTGGTTCTCCAAGGTAGTGCCCTCGCATACGAAGAGCTGCCGGCAAGCAAACAGGATCTGAGCTTCAAACAATTAGAGGCAGAGTTTCAGAAGGTTCTGGGCATCGAGACCCTGAGCAACGATCTTCTCAAAACTCTGGGACTGGTCGATCGGCAAGGGTATACCTATGCCGGTCAGCTTCTCAGTGATAGTCCCGGGCCTTTTCACGCTTCACTGGACATTGCCAGGTTTGGAGAGAGTTCTTCCATATTTCTGCATCGGGAGAGTCTGGAGGAATGCTCGGTATTGTATCAATACCATCGTGTTCTTGAGCTTTTGGATGCATGGTATGGTCAGTATGAGCAAGTCAGTGGATTCTACCGGGAAAAGCGTATCCAGATTCCACGAGAAGCTTGCCGGGAGGTCTGCCGTCAGGCCTTTCTCTTGCTGAATATCTTGGCGGCCGAATTTCAGTTCCGAGAAATGTAA